AATGAAATAAAAATTCATTTTCTCAATTTCAATATCTaagaacaatttgaaatgaataaatagaAATGAGATTGACTGATGGATCAGAGACCTGACTTGCCCCTCGTCCAGTGTGCACGGTGACAGACTCCACCATCAGACTCAGGGTTCCTGTACCCGATTAAAGCACCCCATGACTTCTTGTTCCAGAGGTGCATTCCCCACTTATCCCTCAGAAGCTGAGTTCCTCCAGGATCCCCCTGTGGCAGTGTTACATTCTGTCACTGCCATCTCCGTTGATCTGCACGACACAGTCTTTTGCCAAAGGACCCTTTGAGTGGGCTGTGTCAAAGTGCCGCCTGTTCACCATGTACCTCCCCTGACCATCCAGCTCCAAAGCAGGCACAAAGCGACGGTCAAACTGGATTTCTTGACGGAGGTAGGAGGTCTTCTTTTGGCAGAAGGCTCCGCTTCCCTGCTGTAAGGCAGACAGGAACACTACCAGCTCAAAGTGGTTGGATGTGCCCTCACACAGGGTTGGATAGAGCGGGCTTTGGCGGTCCAGGGGATGGTAAAAAGTGAGTGGGAAAATGAAGAAGGGACAAGGCTGCTGGCCTAAATGATCCAAGTGGAACTCCAAGGATGTCTGATGCAGGGTCTGGCCTTCATCTTCCTCATACAGCACAGCACTCACCTTCACATCTACCAGAGGTCGGTTCAGGAGGTTGGTAGCTCGCAGCATGAGGCACGTCTGACTCTGGTGTTGGCCCACCACTGCTTGGGGACTAAACTGAATGGCTCCTGCTCGTTTTGGAGGACGTGCAATCTTGGCTACAAATGCACCTGGAAGTTGGAGAGAATGAGACTGATCAATGCTGTGTTTCTCACGAATATGCCCCAAATATTTTTCTGCTTTACAGTAAACTTGTAAGACAGTTATAGTTGGAAGATTAAATGCACTCATCCTGGACATGAACCagaaccagttttgatgtgtatttgggatcattgtcctgttggaacacacAGTTGTTGTGCAACTGTCTAGCTGTTGCTTTGAGATGacattgaagaatttggaggtcATCCTCCTTGATTATTTCATCCACTTTATGCAATAAACCACTACCAGTAGCAGCAAATCTGCCCCAGAGCATGATGgctaataaggttagaccttacttgtgtgaagcgacttgaggcaactttgttgtgatttggcgctatataaattaaaataagttgaaattgaattgatggCACCACCACCACATTTGACAGTAGGTAGAGTGTTCTTAGGTTTcaagcctcacctttactcctccaaacacaCCTCTTGTCATTGTCATCAAATAGCTCagtttttgtctcatctgaccataaaaATCTTCTCCAGAAGacatttggcttgtccatgtagtcagctgcaaatttcagtctagGTGAAGGTGTCAGTTTTGGAGCAGGAGCTTCTTTCTTGGTCAGCATCTTCTCAATCTATAGTGATGTAAAACCATCTTCACTTTGGACAGTGATGCTGGtcttccagcagtttccagttcatggcaggactgagccttggtggttcctgcATTACTTCTGGACATCCTAAtcaatttcctctcatctgaggatgacagtttaggtctTCTTACAGACCTTGGTAAAGTAGTGACACATCAGACAAACTTGTATTAATGTACAGTTGCTTGAAGTGATGGGTACCATCAGTCACccatcacctcagctggctccacgtcgaaaggagccagttgaggtggcttgggcatcttttccggatgccccctggacgcctcgctggagaggtgttccgggcatgtcccattgggaggaggccctggggaagacccaggacatgatggagggactacgtctctcgactggcttgggaacgccttggggttcccccggaggagctgggggaagtgtgtgtggatcgggaggtctgggcagctttgcttgagctgctgcccctgcgacccgactccggataaagcgaaagaaaatggatggatggatgcttgcaCTGATGATCTTagaatctgcatttttttttatactttaatttttatTGCAGTTTCATTATTAACGACAACGCAAAATTAAACATCTCATTAccaaaaaaaagcacacacactgaaaaaaaccccaaactgaGTAAACACattgcttttttttcccctttttttctcttTCCTCCCCGTCCCCTTTACTCTCTCCTTCCATTCCCACCTCTCCTCCTTGTGCAGTGGGGAAAATACTCTGTATAGATTAAATAGAAAACAATGATACAGATGAAGTGCCCCACCCAAAGCAGCAAGCCAATTTGGGCCCAACAGCTACAGCTACTCCCAGATAAGAAGGAGGGGGGGTATCCTACCTTTTGGCAGGATACCTTCCCATTTTGACTTCACATATAATGTTGAGTTATGTTTACTTTCCATAACAGTCTCATAAAACCtagatattattttttttacaattactaTTAGGTTTGTATACACTCAGCATAACTGTCATCACTGGGTTCaattcttctacaacccctggcaataattatggaatcaccggcctcagaggatgttcagtcagttgtttaattttgtagaaaaaagcagatcacagacatgacacaaaactaaagtcatttcaaatggcaactttctggctttaagaaacactataagaaatcaagaaaaaaagattgtggcagtcagtaacggttacttttttagaccaagcagagggaaaaaaatatggactcactcaattctgaggaataaattatggaatcaccctgtaaattttcaacccaaaactaacacctgcatcaaatcagatctgctcgttagtctgcatctaaaaatgagtgatcataccttggagagctgttgcaccaagtggactgacatgaatcatggctccaacacgagagatgtcaattgaaacaaaggagaggattatcaaactcttaaaagagggtaaatcatcacgcaatgttgcaaaaaatgttggttgttcacagtcagctgtgtctaaactctggaccaaatacaaacaacatgggaaggttgttaaaggcaaacatactggtagaccaaggaagacatcaaagcgtcaagacagaaaacttaaagcaatatgtctcaaaaatcgaaaatgcacaacaaaacaaatgaggaacgaatgggaggaaactggagtcaacatctgtgaccgaactgtaaaaaaacgcctaaaggaaatgggatttacatacagaaaagctaaacaaaagccatcattaacacgtaaacagaaaaaaacaaggttacaatgggctaaggaaaagcaatcgtggactgtggatgactggatgaaagtcatattcagtgatgaatctcgaatctgcattgggcaaggtgatgatgctggaacttttgtttggtgccgttccaatgagatttataaagatgaagagaacatgtacatttccacagtcattgatgatatggggctgcatgtcaggtaaaggcactgggaagatggctgtcattacatcatcaataaatgcacaagtttacgttgatattttggacacttttcttatcccattaattgaaaggatgtttggggatgatgaaatcatttttcaagatgataatgcatcttgccatagagcaaaaactgtgaaaacattccttgcaaaaagacacatagggtcaatgtcatggcctgcaaatggtctggatcttaatccaattgaaaatctttggtggaagttgaagaaaatggtccatgacaaggctccaacctgcaaagctgatctggcaacagcaatcagagaaagttggagccagattgatgaagagtactgtttgtcactcattaagtccatgcctcagagactgcaagctgttagaaaagccagaggtggtgcaacaaaatactagtgatgtgttggagcgttcttttgtttttcatgattccataattttttcctcagaattgagtgattccatatttttttcctctgcatggtctaaaaaagtaaccgttactgactgccacaattttttttcttgatttcttatagtgtttcttaaagccagaaagttgccatttgaaatgactttagttttgtgtcatgtctgtgatctgctttttttctacaaaattaaacaactgaatgaacatcctccgaggctggtgattccatcatttttgccaggggttgtatatttgctGTTGTCAGGATTTGGGATTTGCcggcttttatttcttggctttgtgtttttcagttacattttgtTTATTGTCATGCTGaggttttttctgtttgggtctgtcgctgctggctcttggtggtgggtgtttccctctgtctggccaccccctccttctggtgtgttccacgcacacctgttctctatctgcTCCCCATTGTGCCTTATTCCCTTGCCAGATTGTAgcaccttgtgcctctttccagctctgtttcttgtatttccttgccttgcttcatttgcctcatcgtgttttttgactacctgtctgtgtacctcgaccacgcctaagcctgatgtcctgttgctcattttggactgcctatctgtgtaccgactccagccTGTTTACTGAGTAAACCCCTTAACTCCACTAAGCTGTGTAcctgcatcctgcatttgtgtccagcccgtcttgcctgtcaaacctgatagtacaatatggccaacaatggacacagcagacACAGACACCTTCGAGCTGGCGGTACGCCAGCACAGTCGGCAGCTCTCTCAGCAAGAGGACCAGCTAACCGCTCTGAACTCAAGGATTAGTGAGTTAGCCAAGCGGCAGGCTTCTTTCATCGAAAGTCCGTGATCAGTCCAGGATCCAAAACGAAACGAGAGGGGATCCATGAGCATACCTCAGGCCtgtagccctcccagtccaccaagtactgcaccCCCTTCCCACGCCGCCGAGACCCCACGAGGCGCCTCACAGTAAAAACCGGCCCCCCGGCCACAAACCGCGCGGTAGGCGAGGGAACAGCCGGAGGGCACAGAATACTGGACCGAGCAGGCTTGACCTGGCTGACGTGGAAGGTGGGATGAATTCTCATAGACCGGGGCAGACACAGACGTACCGAGACTGGATTAACCACCCTTGAGATGGGGAACGGCCCCACGAACCTGGGAGCGAGTTTCCTCGGCAGACATCGGAGGGACAGATGCCGGGTGGAGAGCCAAACCCGTTGTCCCGGGGAGTATCTCGGTTCCTGGATCCTCCTCCTGTCGGCCGCCTCTTTGTAGGTCGCCGAAGATTGTAGCAATGTTCGtcgggcccgctcccaggttaGGCGACAACGGCAGATTAAGGAGAGGGCCGAGGGCACCCGGGAGGTCAAGTCTGTAGAAGAGAACAAAGAAGGGTGAAACCCATGTGATACGTGGATAGGAGAGTAGCCGGTAGAAGCAGATGGCAAACAGTTGTGTGCGAGCTCTATCCATACTAATTGAGATGACCAGGAAGCCGGGTGCTGTGAGGCGAGAATACGAAGTCCCTTTTCCAACTCCTGATTGACCCTCTCAGCCTGCCCATTGGCCTGAGGGTAATACCCGGAGGTGAGGCTGGAGGTGACTCCCAGGAGATGACAAAACTCCCCCCAAAAGTGTGAGACAAACTGGGGCCCTCGATCGGACACTATGTCCTGTGGGAAACTGTGTAATCTGAACACGTGGTTTAACAAGGCCTCTGCGGTTTCTTTGGCTGTAGGAAGCTTCGTAGCGGTATAAAATGGGCCATCTTGGATAGACGATCTACCACTGTAAGAATTACAGTATGTCCCTTGGAAGGAGACAATCCGGTAACAAAGTCCACTGAGATGTGTGACCATGGTCGGGTGGGGACAGGTAACGGATGGAGCTTGCCAGTGGGTGATCGGTTGGACGGCTTGTGCATAGCGCATGTAGTACATGCCCCAACATATGCCGTGACGTCGGAGAGTAAACGAGGCCACCAAAATCTTTCCCGGATGATTGTGGCTGTCTTTCCTATTCCTGGATGGCAAGTGAAACGGCTGCTATGTGCCCAACAAATCACCTCCCCCCTGAGACCCTCTGGTATGTACAGCCTCCCCGGAGGGCAGTCCTGAGGTACAGGAATACTGCGCATTGCGGACCGGACTTTTGTCTCAATGTCCCAGGTAAGAACTGAAAGGAAGCAGGATGTGGGCAAGACGGACCCCGGTTCAGCCGTTTCATCCGATGGTTCTTCACAATGAGAGAGAGCATCGGGTTTACCGTTCTTTGTTCCAGGCCGGTATGATAAAACGAAGTTAAAACAACTAAAGAAAATGGACCATCTAGCCTGTCTGGCATTGAGTCATTTCGCTGAGCGCAGATATTCGAGATTCTTATGATCGGTCCACACTAAAAACGGCACTTGTGCCCCTTCCAACCAGTGGcgtcactcctccaaggccactttaaccgcCAACAGTTTGCGGTCACCGATGTGATAATTACGCTCAGCCAGACTCAGTTTACAGGACAAAAACGCACAGGGATGTAATTTCTGATCAATGGGATGGACCTGAGGCAAGACGGCACCGATCCCTATGTCAGAGGCGTCTACTTTGACCACAAACTGTagggcggggtcagggaggagcaacaCAGGGGCCATAGTAAAGCGTTTCTTTAGGACGTGAAATGCTTCCTCACACTCCGGAGTCCAGCAAAAGGGCCAGAGTACTGAGGTGACATTATGCAGAGGGGCAGCTACCGCACTGAAATTTCGAATGAACCTTCGGTAAAAGTTTGCAAATCCAAGAAACCTTTGGACCTCCTTGCGATTCTTAGGTGTAGACCAATCACGCACAGCGGCTACCTTAGCTGGGTCCATCCGGATAGACCCTGGTGTAATTATAAGTCCTAGAAATGATACAGTGGACTTGTGAAATTCGCATTTTTCTGCTTTTACATATAACTGATTACGTAACAGGGTCTCAAGCACGGTACGCACATGTCAAGAGTGTGTTTCAGCATCCGGggaaaaaatcagaatatcatcgagatacacaaacacaaatttaccCAAAAAATCTCGTAGCACGTTATTAATCAGGTTTTGAAATACCGCAGGTGCATTGGTTAAGCCAAAGGGCATGACTAAATATTCATAATGGCCAGTGGGAGTATTGAAagcggtcttccattcatctccctgtctGATTCGCACTAAATGATAGGCATTGcggagatcgagcttggtgaagattgtGGCGCCTTCTAGTAGTTCAAACGCGGAAGCTATTAGGGGCAGGGGATAACGGTTCTTCACAGTGATATCGTTAAGCCTGCGATAGTCAATACAGGGACGGAGTGACTTATCTTTCTTTTCTACAAAGAAAACCCCCGCCCCTGCGAGAGAAGATGATGGGCGAATCAAACCGGCCTCCAAGGATTCCCGGATGTATTCGTTCATGGCGATGCGTTCAGGACCGGTCAGAGAAAATAGTTTTCCCTGTGGGGGACTCATGCCCGGAAGTAgctcaatggcacagtcataagCACGATGTGGTGGCAGCGACTTTGCCTTGACTTTGCTAAACACAAAATCGTGGTACTCAGTAGGAACGCCTGCCAAATCAGGGTTAAGGGGATTAGCTACCCTCACGGACATCGCGAAACAGCGCCCCGTACAGGTGGAGTCCCAGGAAGTGATTTGTCCGTCGGACCAGTTTATAATCGGACAATGTATTtttaaccagggatgccccaaaatggcggagtgagtcattttatcgAATACATGAAAGCTTATCGTTTCTGGGTACCGGCTATGATCAACTGAACGGACTGAGTGTGGTGGGTGATGTGACCCAGTACATGACCATCAACGGCATGCATAACCAGCGGCCGTGTGAGACAGTAAAGCTTGAGGTGTAaagacctggcgagagaagattgCACTAAATTCGTGTCAGAACCTGAATCAATAAATAACGGAACTGAACATGACGAATGATTGGAAATTAACCTGACCGTGATCACGTTTTGAGGAGTGACAGAAGTAATAGCATATTGACTCACCCGGCGTACCCGTTGTGTCCGCAtgggggcacccctggcttggcACTCAGTGACCACATGACCCGCCTGACCACAATAGAAACACAATCCCTGGTCTCTCCGATGCTGCCGCTCCTCAGTGGTCAGCCGGGTACGACCCAACTGCATCGGTTCTTCTGAGGCTGCATGAGACGAGCTGGAGCTGGAAGCCGAGGACCCGACGTGACGAGCGGATGAAGATTCCGAGAGCTGGGACGAGGCGCGCACATCTCGTCGGGGCAGATCCGCCAGCCGGCGATcagtgcagatggctaacgcgaTTAGCTCGTCCAGTTGTTCCGGGAGGTCAACGGCTATCAGCTGATCCTGGATCTGCGTGGACAGGCCTTGGAAGAACATGTCATGGAGTGCGGCCGGGTTCCACTCGCTCTTAGCCGCGAGAATGCGGAAATCAATGGCGTAGTCGGCGACACGTCTGTCTCCCTGCCGGAGACGCATCAGGGAACGGGCTGCCTCACGGCCCAGTGACGTATGCTGGAAAACCTGGCAGAGTGCGGTCTTGAAAGCCTGGAGCGTTCCACACGCCGGAGACTGCCTACTCCACTCTGCCGAGGCCCACGCCGCTGCCCGGCCAGTGAGGTGAGTTATGATGAAGGCGATCTTTGCCCTGTCGGACggaaacattgctgacattaacTCGAAGTGCAGGTCGCATTGTGTAAGGAAAGGCTTGACGTCTCCG
The sequence above is drawn from the Thalassophryne amazonica chromosome 4, fThaAma1.1, whole genome shotgun sequence genome and encodes:
- the kcnj13 gene encoding inward rectifier potassium channel 13 — protein: MTTKTNSSVLGCKAGSPLLSSPLRHRLVTKDGQCTLHHTLPPAGWWCGTSCRVWLVVLQDVWGLVVSLRWRWVLLIFCLSFLAHWLLFACLWYLLAHLNGDLEVHDHDILPQGHVVCVKHITSFSAAFSFSLETQLTIGYGTMYPSGECPTAIALLAVQMLLGLMLEAFITGAFVAKIARPPKRAGAIQFSPQAVVGQHQSQTCLMLRATNLLNRPLVDVKVSAVLYEEDEGQTLHQTSLEFHLDHLGQQPCPFFIFPLTFYHPLDRQSPLYPTLCEGTSNHFELVVFLSALQQGSGAFCQKKTSYLRQEIQFDRRFVPALELDGQGRYMVNRRHFDTAHSKGPLAKDCVVQINGDGSDRM